GCGGAGCGAGGGGTCTACCGCACCAGGAGGCGGAAGATGCTTCGCTTCGCTCAGCATGACAGGGCGAGCGAAATACCGGAAAACTTACTTCACAGACTAATTAGTAGTCTGTGAACGAAGTTTCCTGGCATTTCCGCCCCCCTCCCAGCCTCCCCACGTTGGGGGGAGGAACCGGACTCCCTCCCCCAGCGGGGGAGGGTTGGGGAGGGGGCGGAGTTGCCGAAAAACTTCGTTCACAGAGTAATTAGTAGTCTGTGAAGTAAGTTTCCTTGCCTTTCTGCATGAATGACACCGTCCAGAGCGGCGTGGCCGCGCGAGGCATTCTCTCGGCTGCGCTGCTTATCGCGGTCGGGAACATCCTCAGCCGACTGGTCGGCTTCATCCGCGAGCCAATCATCGCCTACTTCTTTGGACGCGGCGTGGCAGTGGATGCGTTCCAGATCGCCTGGACGGTTCCCAGCACTGTCTACGACTTGCTGATTGCCGGGGCTGTGAGCGCCGCCCTTGTGCCGGTGTTCTCGGAGTATGCCGAAGGTGATCGCGACGAGTTCTGGCGGGTCGTCTCGGGCGTGTTGACCCTGGCTCTCGCTGCGCTGACGGCCGTCGTCGCCCTGGCCCTCTGGCAGGCGCCCCTGATCGTGGCGCTCCTCACTCGCCCCCAGGAGAGCGTCCTGCGCGACCTGGCCATTCCGATGGTGCGCCTGCTGATGCCAGCGGTGCTGCTGATGGGCATCTCAGGGCTGGCAACAGCGGTGCTCCACGCCCGGCGACGCTTCCTGCTGCCGGCCTTCGTAATGGTCGCTTTCAACCTCGGGATGGTCCTGGGGGTAGTCACGCTCCACGACCGGTTCGGCGTCAACAGCCTGGCCGTTGGCGCCTTCATTGGCGCGCTGGCCCAGGTCGCGCTGCAACTCCCCGGCCTGCGCGGGGCGCGTTTGCGGCCAACCCTGGGGTTGGGACACCCCGCCGTGCGACGGATCGTGCGCCTGTATGCCCCCGTAGCGCTGGGGATCGGCTTTTCAATCATCGGCACGTTGATTGACCGGTGGCTGGCTTCGGGCTTCGAGGGCGCCCTGAGCGCGATGCGCTACGCTACCACGCTCATCCAGTTCCCCCTCGGCCTGGTGGCGTCGGCGGTCGCCCTGGCCGTGCTGCCGACCCTGTCGCGCCAGAGCGCTGTGGCCGCCGAGTCGGAGTTTCAAACTACGCTGGCAATGGGCTTGAAGGTCGTGCTGCTGTTGATCCTGCCGGCCACGACAGGGCTGGCAGTCCTGGCAACACCGATCACCAGTCTGGTCTTCGAACGGGGCGCCTTCGGTCCTGAGGACACGCACATCACTGCCCTGGCCCTCCTGCTCTACCTGCCCGGCTTACCTGCCGCCGCGCTGGACCAGGTGCTGATCTTCGCCTTCTACGCCCGTAAGAACACCCTTACACCTAACCTGATCCAGGGGGCGGCCATTCTCTGCTATCTCTTAACCGCCCTGCCGCTGCTCTGGTTCACCCGGCTGGGCTTTCTGGCCCTGGTGATCGGCAATTCGGCCCAGTGGATCGGCCACGCTCTGATCACCTGCGCGCTCCTCAGCCGTGCAGCGCCCCTGCGCGACCAGCGCCTGGGCGAAGCGGCATTCAAAGGCGTGCTGGCCAGCGCCCTCATGGCCGCGACCGTTGCCGGGCTTGCCACAGCGCTCGGCGCTGCCCCTGCCGTGCTGGTCGTGACGCTCGCCGGGGGCGCGGGGATGCTGCTCTACCTGGCGGTAAGCGCCGGCCTGCGCGTCGAGGCCCTGGGGTTCTTCATCGCCGCCCTCCGGGCGCGCCTGTAGCAGAAACCGGTTTCTGCACGGAGAGCTGCGCCCTTCCAGACCCGCCTGTCCGACAGGGGGATGGGGAAACCAGGTTTCCCCATTTCTCAGGGGTAAGGGTTTTCCGGCGCATCCTCGCGTCGCATTCGCCACCTGGGGAATTGGGCCGCCCCCCGCCCCCCGCCCCCGCGTGCGGGAGCGGGGGGCGGGGGGGTGAGGATCGTAAGCGCATTGGAATGCCGAAAACCCCTTCTCGCTCGAAAAACCTGCACCTGAGAGGTTTCCCCATCCCCCTGCCGCCCTGAGAACCTACGCCGCCAGCCGATCCGCCAGGTCCTCCATCCGTCGCAGAAAACGCGCGATAAACTCCTTCGCGTCGAAGGACTCCACCAGGCGCGCATTTGGCGCGCGCCCGCTCTTGCCGCTAAAATCGCCCACCGTCTTGCCCAGAGTCAATTCGCTTGCCAGTTCCACCTCCACGTAGAGATCGCGCGTTTGCGCCAGTTCCGGCCACCACGCCAGCGATAGGGCCGCCGGGTCGTTGATCGAGCAGCCCGCCCAGCCAAACTCTTGCAGATGAAATTCGAGGTAGTAACGAGTCGCGTCGGCGATAAAGCGGGGGATCGGGCCGCCGCGCTCCAGCAGCCGGTCCACATCGGCCTGCGTCAACCGCACGTCGCGGGTGATGTCCCACGGCATAATCGTCAGCGGCATGCCGCTGGAAAAAACGATCTGCGCTGCGTGGGGGTCAACGAAGACGTTGAACTCGGCCAGGGGCGTGATGTTGCCCTCGGCGCGAAAGGCCCCGCCCATGAAAATACACTCGCGGACCGCCCGGGCCATGCGCGGCTCTTTCCGCAGGGCCAGGGCCACATTCGTCAGCGGGCCGACCGCAACCAGGGTGACCTCACCCGGCGCGGCCATCACCTCACGGATCAGCACATCCACCGCATGCTCCGCCACCGGCTGCGCTGCGCTCTGCGACAGGCTGGCGTAGCCCAGACCCTTCGCTCCGTGGGTGTCGTGCGCCGTTACCGCCGGGCGCAGCAGGGGCCGGTCACAGCCCGCCGCCACCGCGAGGTCGGGCCGGCCCGCCAGTTCCGCTACCGCCAGCGCGTTGGTTACCGCTTCGGCCAGGGTGCAGTTGCCGTGCACGACCGAAAGGGCGACCAGGTCAATTTCGGGCGAGGCCAGTCCCAGGAGAATGGCCAGGGCATCGTCAATTCCCGGATCGGTGTCGAGCACCACGCGACGGGGAGGAGGAACGTTCATTAGGGCCTCGTCTTCTGCGATAGTTGCGGCGAGCATGGCTGGTTGGGAAGACTGGAGAAACCGGTTTTGCCCTCACTTTTGCCGGTTACGAAGAGACAGCCGCGCAGTCATCTGAGTTGCGCGCCGTGACAACCCGTTTCACCAGGCTCGTACCACCCGGTCAGTTTCATAGACAGGTATTTTTTTACTATACCACACTACGTGTACCTCAAGCCTCTTCATAACCTCCGCGCTCTCTGCGGTGAAAACCCATCCGAGCGTCGGCGCATGTCTCGCTGCGCACAGCTCGCGTTGACGCTCACGCCCCGCCGTGCCATAATGAAGCGGGAAAAGAGCTTCGCGCCACGAGTCACCGATGCGCGCCTATCTGGACATTGAGACGACCTTCACCGGCGCGATCAGCGTCATCGGCATCTATCGCCCCGACCACGGCGCCATCCAGCTTGTCGGCAGCGGCGTTACCGATGTGAACCTCTACGGGGCCCTGGAAGGGATTGGCACGCTTGTCACCTTCAACGGCAGCGGCTTCGATCTTCCGGTCATCCGCAAGCGCCTCCTGGCCGATCTACGGGCCGAATATGACCACCGCGACCTGCTGTACATCTGCCGCCGGCGCGGGTTGCGCGGCGGGCTGAAGGTCGTGGAGCAACGCCTCGGCATTCGCCGAGATACCGCAGGGATCAGCGGCTGGGACGCCCCGCGCCTCTGGCAACGCTACGAGACTGAGGGCGACCAGGCCGCGCTGCACACGCTGCTGGCCTACAATTATGAAGATGTGGTCAATCTGGCGATCCTGGAGGCTCTCCTCGACGGCCATACGGTTGTCGCGCCGGTCCCTGCCATCCGCATTGTGATACAGTAACGACAGTTCATGCAGCAAACGATACTCGATAGCCGCTACGAACTGGAGCGCCTGATCGGCGAGGGGGGCATGGCTCGCGTTTACGCCGGTCGCGATCTTCGGCTCAACCGGCGCGTCGCTATTAAAATCCCCCATAGCCACTACCTCAGCGACCCCGACTTTCTCAGCCGCTTCCGCCACGAGGCCCAGGCGGCCGCCATGCTGACCCATCCGAACATCGTAGATGTCTACGATGTTGGTCAGGACGGCGATATTCATTACCTGGTGATGGAGTATGTCGAGGGCACGAATCTCAAGACAATCATCACCCATGAGGCCCCTCTGCCAATCGCCCGCGCCGTCGATCTCGCCGCGCAGATCGCCCATGGCCTGCATGCCGCCCACCGCGCCGGTTTGATCCACCGCGACATCAAACCCCAGAACATTATCGTTACGCCCGATGGCCAGGCCCACATCACCGATTTTGGGGTCGCCAAAAGCCCCCTGTCCACCGCCCTTACCGAAACGGGAGTGGCCTTCGGCACGGTTGATTATCTCTCCCCCGAGCAGGCCCAGGGCCGGCCTGCCACGCCGCTCTCCGACGTATATGCCCTGGGAGTGGTCCTGTACGAGATGTTGACCGGTCGCCTGCCGTTCACCGGCGACAATGCCCTGGCCGTGGCGATGAAGCACGTTACCGAGCCGCCGGCACCTCCACGACAGCTTGTTCCGGGCATTCCGCCCGGGCTGGAGGCCCTGGTGCTGCGGGCCATGGCCAAGGACCCGGCCCAGCGCCCCGCCAGCGCTCTGGAGTTCGCCGAGGCCCTCAGGGCCTATGATCGGGCCGCGCAGCAGGAGACGCTGGTCGCCCCCGGGCTGTCCCGTCCCGCCGCTCCTCTGCCTCGCGTTCAGAATCCCGGCAGTGGGCGCCCGGCGGCGCCTCCGGCCAGCGGCACAACGGGCCGTGTGCCCATTCCCCCGCCCCGCGGCGCTCCCGCGCGTGCTCCCAGCCAGGACGGGATCGGGTGTGGCGTTTTTGTAGTCGGTTTGCTGGTGCTCGCCGGAGTGCTGGGGCTGATCTTGCTCATCAGCACCGGCGCCGTCGGGCAACTCTTCGCGGGATGGGGCGGCGGCGGCAATGGCGGCAGCGTGATCGCGACGCCTACCCCCACTCCTGAAACCGGCACCCCGACCCCTACCCCTCAGGTAACGGTCGTTGTGCCGGATCTGAGCAACTACAGCGGCGAAGCCGCCGATCAACTGCTGCGCCAGGCATCGTTGCAACCGGTGCGCCGTGAAGCGCACAACGCCGAGGTGGCCATCGGCCTGGTGATCAGCCAGGATGTGCCCGCGGGCAGCCTGCTGCCTCCAGGAAGCCCGGTCACCTACACGGTTAGTCTGGGGCCGCAACTGGTTGAATTGCCCAACGTGACCCGCATTCCAGCGGCGATCGCTCGCGACCGGCTGACCGCTCAGGGCTTGCGGGTTGAGGTGCGTGAGGAACCCAGCCGCGAGGTGGATGCCGGCTTTGTTATCAGCCAGTCCCCCAACGCCGGGCTGAGCGTGCCCGTGGGTAGTACAGTAACCATTGTGGTGAGCCGGGGCGATGTGGTGCGTTTCCCCAATGTGATCGGATTGCAACGCGACCAGGCCGAGCAGATCCTCCGCGCGACCCCCGGCCTCACCCTGATTTTTGTTGATGAACAGGGACCTGATCGGCTCCCCGGATACGAAAACTATGCCGACAACGAGGTCGTGAGCGCGCAGATCGAAAACGGGCCCGGAATCCTGAATGGCGACTATATTCCGCGAGGCAGCAATATTATCCTGGGTGTGAAACGTCCGGGCTAAAACAAGCCCGGGCCGTGCACAGGAGAGCCACGACCTGCCAACCTCTGCCTGCTCCGCGGAAACTGTCAGAAGACCTGCTACGCGGCATCGGTGGTCGTGCTATCCGTGGCGGCCGCGCGCCGCAGCCGCTCAGCCTCATCAAGCAGGCGCCGGCGTTCGGCCACCCCGAAGGCGCGATCAGCATGCTGGCGCCACTCGGGATTGAAGATATAGGCCCACTGCCCGGCCTCGGTGGTGATCCAGCGCGGCGCTTTGGTCGTCTCAATACGTGTGCTCATCGGGTATCCTCCCTCCTCTCAGATTATGCACGCCAGTCCGGGAACAAATACATGCATAGCGCCAGCGTAGCGCGCTGACATGACTCCGGCCTGTTGGCCGGGTGGTATCACGGTAACAATTCACTTATCCGGGAACCAGGGGCAGATCGGCGACCAGGCGACCCTCACGCAGTCGCAGCACCCGGTCGGCGACGCCGATGACTTCAGGACTGTGGGTGACCATCAGCATCGTCTTGCCCGCCTGTCGCGTAAGCTGGTCAAGGAGGGCCAGCACCTGCTGCCCGGTTTCGCTATCGAGGTTTCCTGTAGGCTCGTCAGCCAGCACAATCGCCGGATCGTGCACCAGCGCGCGGGCAATCGCCACTCGCTGTTGTTCGCCGCCGCTGAGGCGGTCGGGATAACTGGCTCCGCGGTCGCGCAACCCCACCGCGTCGAGCATGGCATGCGCTCGCTCCAGCGCTGCCGGGCCAACCAGGCCGTTCAG
This genomic stretch from Chloroflexaceae bacterium harbors:
- the murJ gene encoding murein biosynthesis integral membrane protein MurJ; this translates as MNDTVQSGVAARGILSAALLIAVGNILSRLVGFIREPIIAYFFGRGVAVDAFQIAWTVPSTVYDLLIAGAVSAALVPVFSEYAEGDRDEFWRVVSGVLTLALAALTAVVALALWQAPLIVALLTRPQESVLRDLAIPMVRLLMPAVLLMGISGLATAVLHARRRFLLPAFVMVAFNLGMVLGVVTLHDRFGVNSLAVGAFIGALAQVALQLPGLRGARLRPTLGLGHPAVRRIVRLYAPVALGIGFSIIGTLIDRWLASGFEGALSAMRYATTLIQFPLGLVASAVALAVLPTLSRQSAVAAESEFQTTLAMGLKVVLLLILPATTGLAVLATPITSLVFERGAFGPEDTHITALALLLYLPGLPAAALDQVLIFAFYARKNTLTPNLIQGAAILCYLLTALPLLWFTRLGFLALVIGNSAQWIGHALITCALLSRAAPLRDQRLGEAAFKGVLASALMAATVAGLATALGAAPAVLVVTLAGGAGMLLYLAVSAGLRVEALGFFIAALRARL
- the pknB gene encoding Stk1 family PASTA domain-containing Ser/Thr kinase; this encodes MQQTILDSRYELERLIGEGGMARVYAGRDLRLNRRVAIKIPHSHYLSDPDFLSRFRHEAQAAAMLTHPNIVDVYDVGQDGDIHYLVMEYVEGTNLKTIITHEAPLPIARAVDLAAQIAHGLHAAHRAGLIHRDIKPQNIIVTPDGQAHITDFGVAKSPLSTALTETGVAFGTVDYLSPEQAQGRPATPLSDVYALGVVLYEMLTGRLPFTGDNALAVAMKHVTEPPAPPRQLVPGIPPGLEALVLRAMAKDPAQRPASALEFAEALRAYDRAAQQETLVAPGLSRPAAPLPRVQNPGSGRPAAPPASGTTGRVPIPPPRGAPARAPSQDGIGCGVFVVGLLVLAGVLGLILLISTGAVGQLFAGWGGGGNGGSVIATPTPTPETGTPTPTPQVTVVVPDLSNYSGEAADQLLRQASLQPVRREAHNAEVAIGLVISQDVPAGSLLPPGSPVTYTVSLGPQLVELPNVTRIPAAIARDRLTAQGLRVEVREEPSREVDAGFVISQSPNAGLSVPVGSTVTIVVSRGDVVRFPNVIGLQRDQAEQILRATPGLTLIFVDEQGPDRLPGYENYADNEVVSAQIENGPGILNGDYIPRGSNIILGVKRPG
- a CDS encoding nucleoside hydrolase translates to MNVPPPRRVVLDTDPGIDDALAILLGLASPEIDLVALSVVHGNCTLAEAVTNALAVAELAGRPDLAVAAGCDRPLLRPAVTAHDTHGAKGLGYASLSQSAAQPVAEHAVDVLIREVMAAPGEVTLVAVGPLTNVALALRKEPRMARAVRECIFMGGAFRAEGNITPLAEFNVFVDPHAAQIVFSSGMPLTIMPWDITRDVRLTQADVDRLLERGGPIPRFIADATRYYLEFHLQEFGWAGCSINDPAALSLAWWPELAQTRDLYVEVELASELTLGKTVGDFSGKSGRAPNARLVESFDAKEFIARFLRRMEDLADRLAA
- a CDS encoding ABC transporter ATP-binding protein, translating into MFDSPETPLIRLERVSKTYAEAGRDRVVLHEVTMTFARGELVVLLGKSGSGKSTLLNLVSGIDLPTSGEVWVEGRALSRLSERERTLFRRRSIGFVFQFFNLVPTLTVLENVLLPLELNGLVGPAALERAHAMLDAVGLRDRGASYPDRLSGGEQQRVAIARALVHDPAIVLADEPTGNLDSETGQQVLALLDQLTRQAGKTMLMVTHSPEVIGVADRVLRLREGRLVADLPLVPG
- a CDS encoding ribonuclease H-like domain-containing protein, with the translated sequence MRAYLDIETTFTGAISVIGIYRPDHGAIQLVGSGVTDVNLYGALEGIGTLVTFNGSGFDLPVIRKRLLADLRAEYDHRDLLYICRRRGLRGGLKVVEQRLGIRRDTAGISGWDAPRLWQRYETEGDQAALHTLLAYNYEDVVNLAILEALLDGHTVVAPVPAIRIVIQ